A stretch of the Alnus glutinosa chromosome 6, dhAlnGlut1.1, whole genome shotgun sequence genome encodes the following:
- the LOC133871424 gene encoding uncharacterized protein LOC133871424, with protein sequence MGKDLRSLSPLSSECVIYKVPKRLRHVKKSAYTPKVVSIGPLHHGGDQGIRAMEEHKLRYLGDFIQWTSKSLEFFHDFVRKKEAKLRGCDAETMQFSIDEFVKIIQVDAAFVVELSFFILEDLFGEVHRSQNDGEVTATLTINMLTVKFFKSRMESLGMEDRWEEISSGDFEINHFVDLLRHVQLKPVKESSESDEMKLKKQTTPSVTKLHQARVTFQVPRSRNLFDIKFDKKKRILLVETCKDIDLLVKHEIVENRLSNN encoded by the exons ATGGGAAAGGATTTGCGAAGCTTGTCTCCTTTATCCTCTGAATGTGTTATTTATAAAGTTCCTAAGCGACTACGCCATGTCAAGAAAAGTGCCTACACACCTAAGGTAGTCTCCATTGGCCCACTTCATCATGGTGGTGATCAAGGCATAAGAGCCATGGAAGAACATAAATTGAGGTACCTCGGAGATTTTATTCAATGGACCAGCAAAAGCTTGGAGTTTTTTCATGACTTTGTAAGGAAGAAGGAAGCAAAACTTCGTGGTTGTGATGCAGAAACCATGCAGTTTAGCATTGATGAATTTGTCAAAATCATTCAAGTGGATGCTGCCTTCGTCGTTGAG CTTTCGTTCTTCATTCTTGAGGATCTTTTTGGAGAAGTACACCGGTCGCAAAACGACGGGGAGGTGACGGCGACCCTTACCATCAATATGCTTACAGTAAAGTTTTTCAAAAGCCGAATGGAATCTCTAGGAATGGAAGATAGATGGGAAGAGATCTCTTCTGGTGATTTTGAAATTAACCATTTTGTTGATCTCCTACGACACGTGCAATTAAAGCCTGTTAAGGAAAGTAGTGAAAGTGATGAAATGAAACTGAAAAAACAAACCACACCCAGTGTGACAAAGCTACACCAGGCCAGAGTCACGTTTCAGGTGCCGAGAAGCAGAAATCTATTTGacataaaatttgataaaaagaaaaggatactG CTAGTTGAAACTTGCAAGGATATAGACTTGCTGGTGAAGCATGAAATTGTTGAGAATAGGCTTAGCAACAATTGA